The Haematobia irritans isolate KBUSLIRL chromosome 1, ASM5000362v1, whole genome shotgun sequence DNA segment ATCCTCGAATAGTGTGGCATGGTTAACCGTATCaaatgccttcgataggtcaagcgccacgaggaccgtcctatgacacggcttgggctgattgagtcccatattaatatatgccgaaatGGCATACAAGGCTAGCGTCGTGCTATGTACTTTACGGAATCCACGACGTTGAAGGTggacagctggaaaattctccacaaggctggggagtagTGCCTGAAGTGTCTTGACTACTgacgagagaagggatatcggtctgtacgattcaccattACTCcaatctttgcctggcttcaatagtggaatcaccctacccatcttccagacatcggtaagcttgtcattgagcttaacatggaatcgggagccaccgtggtgcaatggttagcatgcccgccttgcatacacaaggtcgtgggttcgattcctgcttcgaccgaacaccaaaaaagtttttcagcggtggattatcccacctcagtaatgctggtgacatttctgaggggtttaaaagcttctctaagtggtttcactgcaatgtggaacgccgttcgtactcggctataaaaagcaggtcccttgtcattgagcttaacatggaatcgggcagcactcagtgataagagagaagttcaccaatgtggtatcacaatggactgaatagtctaagtgagcctgatacatcgggctgccacctaacctaaccttcatgaCGACTACGTCTGTAGCGTAACAGACATAAAAACGCACATGGTTACATCGTCTTCGAATttctcacactgaaaaaagacgTTTAGTCGATAATATAGCAAATCGGAAGataatttgaaaattgaatatcaacaaatattttaaaaaatcgattctaaatgttttttaataaaaaagtatgATTAGTTTTGAAGTTGCGGTGCCTATTATTAGATTCCCTTACGCAACCAACATTTCTatcgaataaaatatataaaatcaatatcCATAAATGTTCACTTTGTTTttcaatacaatgtttttttttttattgtaacttACTTGACCGTTTTTTCAGTCGCCATATGACCACATGGATTAAATGCAAATGTTGGCGGGCCAATATCTACATAGAATGCTGGTTCTAAACCCATACACAATGTCACTACAGGTCCAACTTCTAAACACATGGGACAACGTCGCGCACCAGTACTTTTATCTTGACCCCAGTCGTGATGACCTGAAAAAaagatatataattaaaaaaatttgtacaataggtctaattgaaataattagaaattttgtatgaCTGCATTTTGTCGATTTAAAAgaaccaaaaatttaaaataccgATTTGACTTTGATTTTGGTGTCGAAAATGAAGAGTTcttcgattaaaaattttatagttatttctttcaaaatttagtttattcGAATGATATATGAATGTCGATTCTTATGGCTCAAAATTCTTCAGAGATTCAAATTTATAGTGTACTAAATATGATGTGACTTAATGTAGACAAAATAGCAAGAAACTCATAGTGTAAACAAGCCTTCGATGGTGACCGCCCAGAAGCCTCCAATAAGAGGCGAAGGAAACTATAACTTCCAAGATCTTTTACAGTGCTTTTTTATTGCGAATAATTAGGTCAATccgaaactaaattaaatagttCCTATGCTTCAGGAATTCCCTCGATCCTGTCTGCAGTATCTTTCAagcagaaatttttgtaatcacAAAAGCTGTGGAGTCGGTGTTGATATCAGCTGTATCAGCTTTTTCATCGACAGTCAagcagctataaaggcattgGGCAATACAAATATAAAGTCTAAGATAGTCAGCCCCTATCGCAGAGAGCTtagggttctcactgaacagcattgcTGGCTAAAGAGGGTGCTCGTGGAACCAATAATGTCCttgcggacgtttttcctccgctGTCTTCATACTTGTACATGCGGAATTATGGTGAGGACGTAGCGGCTCCACGGAAggctgcgagcaaaccaagtgaTATGGGACATAAAGAGCGTAGGAATTGTGAAAATCTGATGGAGAGGAACAGACAGGAATTGAGGCCTTTATGTGGCATTTTTACTGGGCATAACACACTTGCGAAACAGATGGCAAGGATAGGCCTTAAAGGTGATGACATTTGTTGATGGCGTTTGTACCCGGATGTAACGGAATGCTCGTACCACTACCTGTGCCAGTGTCTTGCATTATTCTTTAGAAGAACAAGATATTGggctctttttttttctttgggctcTTAGCGATCTACGGGAGTGTAGCTTAAGGAACACTCCCGTCCTTAGTAGGGCCTCTGGTTGGATGTTTTCTGCAAATCAAACGTCCTTTTAACAATCGACATACCAATTTCAGTTAAAAGTcccctttcaattaaaaatcgactttccgatttttattcttcgaAAAAACTCCATCAATAAGTTTTGCCCGCTGTCtagtttaaacaagtaaggaaagtctaaagtcggtcgataccatatcacatccgtcaaatgtgttgggggctatatatacatacaaatacatacatataaatatcactcgatctggacagaatttgatagacttctacaaaatctatagattcaaaatttaagccggctaatgcactagggtggaacataatggtagttaaaaataaatatgggaaacgtttaaatctgaagcaattttaaagaaacttcgcaaaagtttatttatgatttatcgctcgatatatatgtattagaagtttaggaaaattagagtcagttttacaacttttcgactaagcagtggcgattttacaaggaaaatgttggtattttgaccatttttgtcgaaatcagaaaaacatatatatgggagctatatttaaatctgaaccgattttctactccctgtgcacaatttcaaccaaatcggagttaaaaattggcctctgtggtcatatgagtgtaaatcgggcgaaacctatatatgggagttatatctaaatctgaaccgatttcaaccaaatttggcacgcattgctacaatgctaattctactccctgtgcaaaatttcaaccaaatccgagttaaaaattggccactgtggtcataggagtgtaaatcgggcgaacgatatatatgggagctatatctaaatctgaaccgatttcaataaaatttggcacacttgactacactactaattttactcctagtgcaaaatttcaaccaaattgtggtaaaactctggcttctgggaccgtattagtccacttcgggcgaaagatatatatgggagctatatctaaatctgaaccgatttcttccaaaatcaatagggttctattctgagccaaaacacatacttgtgccaaatttgaagtcgattggactaaaactgcgacctagactttgattacaaaaatgtgttcacggacagacggacatggctatatcgactcaggagcccaccctgagcatttttgccaaagacaccatatgtctatctcgtctccttctgcgtgttacaaacatatgacactaacttataataccctgttccacagtgtggcgcagggtataaaaagaccacATTTCTAGTTTTTCGATTAatgaacaagtgagtaaagtagaaagtcgggcgggactgactatatcataccctaaatcacccctactgaattagtaaacataagcttttgtggggtatcataggtataggttttggagtatcattggtataggttttggagaacataaaggggggaaacaatctgagcagaaatgtctaatattaggagctatagtttattttgcaccaaaagagttagtatgccactaatactgacaccattattaaaaaagaggatatcggtcaattagttgtaggtaataaatccaaatttctgcaaatagggcaatatatttatgtaagagctacatgtaagtctaaattcgatcagctagtacatcaaaatttgaaatttgaataacatagtttaataaataagagtattatggccaaatatgacaaaatcgagcgatgcatatatatgggacctatatctaaatctggaccaatttgtataatattttgcaggtatgatttatACCatagaaggtcactttgtgtgaaatttgagtacgatcagttaataaatgaggcccctatggtgaaaaataaggttattaggggcaaatttttcaaaatcggacgatacatatacatgggagctatatctaaatttgaagcgATTGCGATGAAatattgcacatacagttagtgctatagaaaattacatttagccaactttggttacgataggttgataaataagggttttacggccaaatttgaccaaatcgggcgatacgtatatatggaaactatatctaaatctaaaccgatttcgatgaaattgcacACATACAGTTAAaagtatagaagattatatttagccaactttgagtactatcggttgataaataagggttttacggccaaatttggcaaaatctggcgatacatatatatgggagctatatctaaatctgaaccgatttcgattatttttggcacatattgtcagtaccataaaagattagagtaagccaagtttgagtaagattgcttaataaataagctatatctaaatctgaaccgatttcgatgaaattttgcagacttaaagggtgatgaaaaagattactatgtgcaaaatttgatgacgatcggtttgtaaaaaagcgcaacgtgacttcatttgtcgaaatcgggcgatacatatatatgggagctatatctaaatttgatccgatttctcaaattcaatagcgttcgtccttgtgcccaaaaaactcaggaggtgattctgagtctatcggtatatattttatggggtctaaaatcaatatttctggtaggcacattttttgaccgatcaaacttattataccctgaccactatgtggtttagggtataaaaatagtcctTAATGTTCCAACTTTTGACTTTTTGATGATtgtcatcaaaaaaaaaaaaaaaattagccacATCACATTCCTCATTCAAttcaaagtcgacttttcgatcgacatattttgacaaaaaaaaactggattcgtcgaaaagtgttttttttttattttcctagtATCGAGTTATGTTGAACAATAATATCTTAGAGATCTTGTCCCAAAAAATTCCGCTATATCTTCCGAAAAAACTTACAGAGATTGTTAGATCGACTAGGCAGCAcggtttgtagaattctaccacaaatggtaggttttttactgtttggtagatttgcagaattcttgatgttttggtagattttgcaaaattttcctcccctactaagaagtacttcacaaatttcctcaagaaataaaatgttgacaaaattgtctatagaaataaaattttgacaaaattgtctatagaaataacattttgacaaaattttctatagaaaaaaattttgacaaatttttctatagaaataaaaatttgacaaaattttctatagaaataaaattttgacaaaattttctatagaaataaaattttgacaaaattttctatagaaataaaattttgacaaaattttctatagaaataaaattttgataaaattttctatagaaataaaattttgacaaaattttctatagaaataaaattttgacaaaattttctatagaaataaaattttgacaaaattttctatagaaataaaattttgacaaaattttctatagaaataaaattttgaccaaattttctatagaaataaaattttgaccaaattttctttagaaataaaattttgaccaaattttctttagaaataaaattttgacaacattttctatagaaataaaattttgaaaaaattgccatagaaatttttcatagaattagaagtgaccaaaaaataaataacttctaaaataaaatatttcttttgaagAAACATTTACCATAAtaaccaaatttgattaaaatcaacaaaacaagatttgttttatttggaagtttggtaaaattttcttcaaattttggtagattatttttgtcttgagtggcaaccgtgctaggTAGTCGATCAGGGGCGATTCGAAGTCCATTAGTGGAGAACAAATGGAGTCTAGTAATTATTATTCTGATGCGTACATAATTCTTTAATTATCTACAAAACTTGGCGAAATTTGTGTATGTGTATATGTCCAAAAGCCAATGGACGTTATATCCTAGGGTCAGCAGCTTTAAAAATGCTCCTTTTATAGATTCTCTAATGTTCCTAGAGATTATGGAAGATATCTCCCCATAAACAGTCACCCATTATATTTGCAATAAACTAAGATGACATCTTCCATGTTCCATGACCTAAATGTCAAAGGCTACCATATCATTGCATGACATCACCATGGCTTGGCTATATGTCACCGTGCTGTCTTATTTACCTTGGACATGGCCACAATTTAAGTACACATAAGGCTGATTAATTTGATCACCAATATTCACTTTACGGGGTATAACTAAGGTATTAAGGCCAACAGGACATTGAGGACGACCAGCATTGACttcgtcaattaatttttccaaatcACGTTTCGTCTGCAATGTGGAGATAAAAACGAGAGATTagaatttaaatgaaaacatttgaaaacaaaatgagAAGCAAGGAATGTGAAAACTTGCTAATTACCTACCGGTGAATGTTGAAGACCTTCCGCTGAACGCCATAGAAGTGTGGCACCACATAAATCAATTAAAGTGCCATCTTGTAAAATATTTGACTCATCATAAATCTGCATTTAGGCCGTaatggagaaaaaaaatcgtaaatggattatcatcgtcatcatcattgtTATCCATACTTACAGGTTGTCCTTTTTGTTGGGCCGAACGAGATTCACGCAGACTAAAGACATCACCACCCACCGAACATTCTCTCCATAGACCACATTTTGCTGTTCCACCACAAAATTGACCCTTGGGATGCATGATCAAAACGCCATTTGTTGTGAGACCATCGATTTCGACATTATCCTGCCATTTGGTTGCCTTTTCCTAATGAACACAAAAATACCAAAAgatttgagttttagaagattttgtttcaaattaagTGATTTTTAAATCTATCCAACACACAATGCCACACCACAATCACAATCCATGTAGATGGGTTGATTGGAGCTTTTGTCTTGATTGAATGTTTGGAAGATTGCATTGCtatgcaaaaacaaaactacCCACTAACTAACAATGGTCTTCCCAAACAAACAATAGACTTGACAAAACGCCCAACATGCATTCTCTATGTATGAGGGAGAGTGTGCACCCATAGAGCTGTGTAGTACACACAGCAAGGCGTAGTACTCCAGCAAATTATGGATACCGTAACAATGACCCACTTTTTCAACATTATGGGCCAAGCCACAAAGATACGccatcaaacatttattttctgCTATTTCTTTATGccatacataaataatatatagataGTTACAAACATAGCGAAATTATTTGTTGAGCAGGACATAGAGGGTTTTGCCAAGGCAACAAAGGCCTGTTTTAGAAAattacaaatgtttttttttttttgttataattttatttttatagaaaatttaagtacttCTTAATTGAagaggaaaatttttgcaaaatctaccaaaacatcaagaattctacctatctaccaaatagtaaaaaaatctaccatttttggtagaattctaccagctgtggcaatcgtgatcccataccttttttaacaaaattttctataaaaataaaatttttacaaaattttctatagaaattaaattttgacaaaattttctatagaaataatattttgaccaaattttctatagaaattaaattttgacaaatttttctatagaaataaaattttgataaaattttctatagaaacaaacttttgacaaaatttcctttagatataaaattttgataaaattttctatagaaaaaattttttgacaaaattttctatagaaataaaatgttgaacaaattttgtaaagaaataaaatgttgcaaaattttctatatttaaggtgggtattaagttcgagtttagccgctaaaatcgctaaagtgaaaactgaatcggtaagaaaaatgcatgaaattatacgtatttgttgcaaatgttattataacttgatgattttcacaaagtttgtattccttagattattaaagaaaagtaatcgtgaaaaatgacgattttagcgactaaactcgaacttaatacccacctttagaaataaaatgttgaccaaattttctatagaaattaaattttgacatatagaaattaaattttgacaaaattttctatagaaattaaattttgacaaaattttctatagaaatacagttttgacaaaattttctatagaaattaaatttttatattacatgttagcctgataccgaaacaggcaattgacgtccaaatgcattatatctaattatacaattattattcgagctttatggacagatatagattaaggaacatggttaatagagccattgaaaagaaaacgccagatacaaatctatacacgcctggactgtacatgtttcggttcgggcgaatgaacctttccacagcctttagtatagatctggctgggagagataactcaattttgggccctttatgctaactccttatggagaaaacatttgggaaatttcctcttacaaattgaatcatcttttctcccactgtacatcatcttttcatataacttacaggtcccttaatcttatttttatttcgttttgttacatagtaatgcaacaacacgaaattttatttttagaaagctaatttgttagaattcacctaagtggtgaacagtcgaacaatgcttattgtttctacagtcaactacaacatatgacaattaacagaaactggtttccaggatacaacaacaattctaacgcgtacattagtcgtgtttttcctagttttacgacgggctcatcgttgcttattatattacatgttagcctgataccgaaacaggcaattgacgtccaaatgcattatatctaattatacaattattattcgagctttatggacagatatagattaaggaacatggttaataaaggctgtggaaaggttcattcgcccgaaccgaaacatgtacagtccaggcgtgtatagatttgtatctggcgttttcttttcaatggctctattaaccatgttccttaatctatatctgtccataaagctcgaataataattgtataattagataaattaaattttgacaaaattttccatagaaattttgtatagaaatcaaatgttacaaaattttctataaacattaaattttgacaaaattttctatataaataaaatttttacaacattttctatagaaattaaaattttgacaaaattttctatagaaataaaatttttacaaaatgttctatagaaattaaattttgacaaaattttctatagaaataaaattttgacaaaattttctatagaaataaaattttgacaaaattttctatagaaatacaattttgacaaaattttctatagaaataaaattttgacaaaattttctatagaattaatattttgacaaatttttctatagaaataaaatgttgaaaaaattttgtataggaataaaattttgacaaaattttctatagaaataaaattttgacaaaattttctatagaaataaaattttgacaaaatttgctacagaaataaaattttgacaaaattttctatagaaataaaactttgaaaaaaattttctatagaaatagaattttgagaaaatttgaaaattttgctagagaaataaaattttgacaaaattttttaagaaataaaatttagcaaaacaagatttttttgtttggtagtttttggtaaaaatttctctaaaatttggtagattatttgtgactcgagtggcaaccgtgcatgTGACTCATCGCGAGATTGAGAAAACCTTAGATTAGGGAGTACTTAATACATTGCATGAACATTAGAccggcaaagaaattttttcgcgttggatcccacacaatttggCAATCGCTCAAAGAAGAAGGCTCATGTCGACTCTTTTCAATCGTAcgactttttgagaaaattagctCAAGacgcaaaaaatttttcacattcaAAAATCCTGCACATTGGAGGGGTACGTCTGACTTTTTTGGAGGAAGATCACCACTCTATTACCCGAGTCTTTGAAAAGTCAACTTGAAGGTACACAAACGATGGTCATTCTTCCAAGACTGTATATTCCCCGTTTGGTTATATTTGGAAGGGTAGGGTTCTGCCCTGTGTCCCATCTTGTTTATTGGAGTTCATTACAGGGAACCTAAGGTATGATTGTGTAATTAAAATGAAGTATAATTTATATGTTTAGGGGAGGAGGAACATCCTCTCGcgattgccactcgtgccaaaaataaactaccaaaatttgaagaaaattgtaccaaatatctaccaaatttaaatttttttctctagaatattttgtcaaaattttatttctgcagaaaattttgtcaaaattttatttctttagaaaattttgtcaaaattttattgttatagaaaattttggccaaattttatttctatagaatattttgtcaaaattttatttttatagaaaattttgtcaaaattttatttctatagaaaactttgtcaaaattttatttctatagaaaattttgtcaaaattttatttctatagaaaattttgtcaaaattttattgttatagaaaattttggccaaattttattgttatagaaaattttggccaaattttatttctatagaatattttgtcaaaattttatttttatagaaaattttgtcaaaattttatttctatagaaaactttgtcaaaattttatttctatagaaaattttgtcaaaattttatttctatcgaaaattttgtcaaaattttatttctatagaaaattttgtcaagattttatttctatagaaaattttgtcaaaattttctatctatagggaattttgtcaaactttttccttctatagaaaattttgtcaaaattttatttctatagaaaattttgtcaaaattttatttctatagaaaattttgtcaaaattttatttctatagaaaattttgtcaaaattttattcctatcgaaaatttttgaaaaaaatttatttctattgcaaaattttgtcaaaattttatttctatagaaaatgtttgcaaaattttatttctatagaaaattttgtcaacattttatttctgtagaaaattttgtaaaaattttatttctatagaaaattttgtcaaaatgttatttctatagaaaattttgtcaaaattttatttctatagaaaatgttgtcaagatttgttgtttttgacaaaattttatttctattttgttaaaattttatttctacagaaaattttttcaacatttttctttttataggaaataatgtgaaaattttatttctctagaaaatttagtcaaaatgttatttctatagaaaattttgtcaacattttatagaaaattttgtcaaaattttatttctatagaaatttttgtcacaattttatttctatagaaataaaattgttgtcaaaatgttatttctatagaaatttttgtcaaaatttgttttccaaattttattttaatagaaaagtttgtcaaaattgtatttctatggaaaaggaaggctttcatttttttataaatttttatttctatttttatgttagtctgatatcaatgcaggctggttcaatgtccaaatcatttaaactagaaattagtacaatatttattcgagcttattggacaggaagattaagggaattgacattattaagttactgaaaagcaATTCCCgatacccatctcgcaagcctgactatatatttcagtgttggccactacacatttccatagtctttagcgagatctggcgggatgagatgattcaatttggttcttttatgttaatttcttatgaaatttgcatacgagaattattctaCGAGGAGCCCGTCGTAAATAAGGAAAAAACTAGAAACAAAACATTGTGTGATCGTTCGCCAATCAGGTGAATTCCGCAATCtctttaaaaatagatttcgatttgttggtatattagtgtagtaacaaatcgaaatctaaaactaagattaagggattgtaaagtaatacgaaaagatgatgcacagtgcgggtgaaaaaattgttaaaattgggaagaataattctcgtatgtaaatttcataagaaattaacataaaagaaccaaattgaatcatctcatccggccagatctcgctaaagactaaggaaatgtgtagtggccaacactgaaacatatatgtatagtcaggcttgcgagatgggtatctggcattttcttttcagtaacttaataatgtcaattcccttaatcttcctgtccaataagctcgaataaatattgtaataatttctaatttttatttcaatgaaattttctacgaaaattaaaagtttttatagaggcCTTCATTTTGAAGACCTTAGGAAAGATACCCACTGAATTATCTGTATGTATAGAACAAACCCTATGTAAAATGTTCATAGTTTTACTTAGTATTAGCAATAGCTGTATTGAGTGGCACTAGTAATAGTACTCAACGACATCGACAACATCCTCCTCACAATATTCCATTCCACCTTACATACGAAAACTGCATAACAGAGAGTATCAGAGTCAGGGCGCTCTATCGTCAAGCACTACCTCCATTGGCGTTCACTTGAAAgtttaaacaatttattgattaaaatttaataaataaacgcTCTGTGGGTTGGGGGTTTTAGAAAAACTCAATCGACAACGAAGACAACGACCATGAGAGATTGCTTGTGGAGTTGAAGGCAAAAAGGGGCAAGAAACCACACACTGATGATGATGTCGGATGTCGTAGCTTTAACTTAATGGGGGCCGTGGTAAAGCAAAGATGATCAACAATGATTGGAGTTGGCTGGCTTGCTGGCATACACATCCATCCATGCATacttacacccaaaaaaatattcCTACTCGAATCGAAGCCGGCTGCAAATATTCGTGCCTTTGAAGGTTCACAGCGATTGACCAGAATGCGGCATGCGAAACGTGATATTGTACTCTGCATAACTTTTGCATCTTTTTTGTCACCGGGCAGTGTGTCCATAACCACAAAATCTATGGGTGATTCTGAAGAACGTCCAACCTGTAAGGCAAAAAAAGAGAGAAAACCATAAAAACGAGGTTAGTTTAGAATGAAAAGAATAAAGTATCAATAAAAACTGGTTTTTGTAAACCCATCAGCCCCCCTC contains these protein-coding regions:
- the Pli gene encoding E3 ubiquitin-protein ligase pellino — its product is MVKRTDGSESPTLAESDADGHDKPRVKYGELVILGYNGYLPQGDRGRRRSKFVLYKRSEPSGVKRSKHYIVQSPQTSKAILDANQHSISYTLSRNQAVIVEYKEDTETDMFQVGRSSESPIDFVVMDTLPGDKKDAKVMQSTISRFACRILVNRCEPSKARIFAAGFDSSRNIFLGEKATKWQDNVEIDGLTTNGVLIMHPKGQFCGGTAKCGLWRECSVGGDVFSLRESRSAQQKGQPIYDESNILQDGTLIDLCGATLLWRSAEGLQHSPTKRDLEKLIDEVNAGRPQCPVGLNTLVIPRKVNIGDQINQPYVYLNCGHVQGHHDWGQDKSTGARRCPMCLEVGPVVTLCMGLEPAFYVDIGPPTFAFNPCGHMATEKTVKYWVNVDIPHGTNGFQAVCPFCATPLDGNSGFIKLIFQDNLD